One Calditrichia bacterium DNA window includes the following coding sequences:
- the carB gene encoding carbamoyl-phosphate synthase (glutamine-hydrolyzing) large subunit produces MTRNNRLDLPKKVIILGSGALKIGEAGEFDYSGSQAIKALKEEGIETVLINPNIATIQTSDHLADQVYFLPVTPQFVEKVIAKEKPDGILVSFGGQTALNCGMKLDEAGVFEKYNVRVLGTPIQAVIDTEDRARFVARLNEVSALSARSKAVSTVNDAIETAAELGYPVIIRIAYALGGLGSGVCRNEKQVRALASKSLAHASQILVEEYLEGWKEIEYEVMRDRFDNCITVCNMENFDPMGIHTGESIVVAPSQTLTNKEYHMLREVAIRVIRHLGIVGECNIQYALDSKSEQYRIIEVNARLSRSSALASKATGYPLAFVAAKLALGYGLHELPNAVTKITKAFFEPSLDYVVVKVPRWDLKKFRRVKRKLGSGMKSVGEVMAIGRKFEEALQKALRMLETGANGLVANSDLFEFDNLKKELKEPTEERVFAIVEALKSGMTVQQIHKLSHIDKWFLHKIERVVSLEKQLTEGKKKSLQPTLVWEAKQAGYSDQQIGLITGRTAQQVRQFRHKNDIRPFIRQIDTLGAEYPAFTNYLYLSYNGTHDELEPPAMPVIILGSGAYRIGSSVEFDWCCVNAGMTLRKLGYKTVMLNYNPETVSTDYDEFDMLIFDEIIQETVVELNHKLNPVGVIVSMGGQIPNNLALKLGNEGVRILGTSPESIHMAEDRRNFSGLLDKLGVDQPEWKMLSTLEDARKFADEVGFPVLIRPSYVLSGAAMAVASTHDELDRYLKKATKISPEHPTVISKFLENAKEIEMDAVARDGEVLVYAISEHVENAGVHSGDATLVLPPQRTYMETVRQIRQISQKIAGALRINGPFNMQFIAKTNSVKVIECNLRASRSFPFVSKILDDNFIDLATRVIMGHQVTPRKHSLFELNYVGVKAPQFSFTRLEGADPTLGVEMASTGEVGCLGNNFEEAFLKALISVGYRYPIRSVLLSTGSVESKADLLKSCRLMSNMGLKLYATWGTEKFLRSNGIESELLHWPLKKKTPNTIEYIQEGKIDLVVNIPKNYQEEELTNDYMIRRAAVDYNVPLLTNRQLVMRFAESISTVKLEDLELKSWREYISTNNR; encoded by the coding sequence ATGACCCGTAATAATCGTTTAGATCTCCCCAAAAAAGTTATTATTCTGGGTAGTGGCGCCCTCAAAATCGGCGAAGCCGGCGAGTTTGATTACTCCGGCAGCCAGGCTATCAAAGCGTTGAAAGAGGAGGGTATCGAAACCGTTCTCATCAACCCGAATATTGCCACCATCCAAACATCAGACCATTTGGCGGATCAGGTTTATTTTCTGCCGGTAACACCGCAATTTGTGGAAAAAGTGATCGCCAAAGAAAAACCGGACGGCATTTTGGTCAGCTTTGGCGGACAAACCGCGCTCAACTGCGGCATGAAACTGGACGAAGCCGGCGTTTTCGAAAAATACAATGTCCGGGTACTCGGTACGCCGATTCAGGCGGTAATCGATACAGAAGACCGGGCGCGATTTGTGGCACGATTGAATGAAGTAAGCGCTTTGAGCGCACGCAGCAAAGCGGTTTCCACCGTAAACGATGCCATCGAAACTGCTGCGGAACTGGGCTATCCGGTGATTATCCGCATCGCGTATGCATTGGGCGGGCTCGGCTCCGGTGTTTGCCGGAACGAAAAACAGGTGCGCGCGCTGGCCAGCAAATCGCTGGCGCATGCTTCACAAATTCTGGTCGAAGAATATCTCGAAGGCTGGAAGGAAATCGAATACGAAGTGATGCGCGACCGTTTCGACAATTGCATCACCGTTTGCAACATGGAAAATTTTGACCCGATGGGCATTCACACCGGCGAAAGCATTGTGGTTGCACCCAGCCAAACCCTCACCAATAAAGAATATCACATGCTCCGCGAAGTTGCCATCCGCGTGATTCGCCATTTGGGCATCGTTGGCGAATGCAACATCCAGTACGCGCTGGATTCCAAATCGGAGCAATACCGGATTATCGAAGTAAACGCGCGGCTGTCGCGCAGTTCGGCGCTGGCGTCCAAAGCTACGGGATATCCGCTGGCATTTGTCGCCGCAAAACTGGCGCTCGGCTACGGTTTGCACGAGTTGCCAAATGCCGTCACCAAAATTACGAAAGCATTTTTCGAGCCGTCGCTCGATTACGTTGTGGTAAAAGTCCCGCGCTGGGATTTGAAAAAATTCCGCCGCGTAAAACGCAAACTCGGCTCCGGCATGAAATCCGTCGGCGAAGTGATGGCCATCGGTCGCAAGTTTGAGGAAGCGCTGCAAAAAGCGCTGCGGATGCTGGAAACCGGCGCCAACGGACTGGTTGCCAACAGCGATCTGTTCGAGTTCGACAACCTCAAAAAAGAGTTGAAAGAACCGACCGAAGAACGCGTTTTCGCGATTGTGGAAGCGCTGAAATCCGGGATGACCGTTCAGCAAATCCACAAGTTATCGCATATCGACAAATGGTTTTTGCACAAAATAGAACGCGTGGTATCGCTGGAAAAACAGCTCACCGAAGGCAAGAAAAAGTCGCTCCAGCCGACACTGGTTTGGGAAGCCAAACAAGCCGGTTATTCCGATCAGCAGATCGGGCTGATCACCGGCAGAACAGCGCAGCAGGTTCGCCAGTTCCGCCACAAAAATGACATTCGCCCGTTCATCCGCCAGATCGACACACTCGGCGCGGAATATCCGGCGTTTACCAATTATCTGTATCTATCCTACAACGGCACCCACGACGAGTTGGAACCACCGGCGATGCCGGTAATTATCCTCGGTTCCGGTGCCTATCGCATCGGCAGCTCGGTGGAATTCGACTGGTGTTGCGTAAACGCGGGTATGACGCTGCGCAAACTCGGCTACAAAACCGTGATGCTCAATTACAATCCGGAAACCGTCAGCACGGATTACGATGAATTCGACATGCTGATTTTTGATGAAATTATTCAGGAAACCGTGGTCGAACTGAACCACAAACTTAATCCCGTTGGCGTGATTGTTTCGATGGGCGGGCAGATTCCCAACAACCTCGCGCTGAAATTGGGCAACGAAGGTGTCCGGATTTTGGGCACATCGCCGGAGAGCATCCACATGGCGGAAGACCGGCGCAATTTCTCCGGATTGCTGGACAAACTGGGCGTGGATCAGCCGGAATGGAAGATGCTCAGCACGCTGGAAGACGCCCGGAAATTTGCCGATGAAGTCGGTTTTCCGGTGCTCATTCGTCCGTCATACGTGCTCAGCGGTGCGGCGATGGCCGTTGCCTCCACCCACGATGAGCTGGACAGATATCTCAAAAAAGCCACCAAAATTTCGCCGGAACACCCGACGGTGATCAGCAAATTTCTGGAAAACGCCAAAGAAATTGAAATGGACGCAGTTGCCCGCGATGGCGAAGTGCTGGTTTACGCTATCTCCGAGCACGTGGAAAACGCCGGTGTTCACTCCGGCGACGCCACGCTGGTGCTGCCGCCGCAACGCACCTACATGGAAACTGTTCGTCAGATTCGCCAGATTTCCCAAAAAATTGCCGGTGCGCTGCGCATCAACGGGCCGTTCAACATGCAGTTTATTGCCAAAACAAACTCGGTGAAAGTAATCGAATGTAACCTGCGGGCATCGCGCAGTTTCCCGTTTGTTTCCAAAATTCTGGATGACAATTTTATCGATCTGGCAACCCGGGTGATCATGGGTCACCAGGTTACACCGCGCAAACACTCGCTGTTCGAGCTGAATTATGTGGGCGTAAAAGCGCCGCAGTTTTCATTCACCCGACTGGAAGGCGCAGACCCGACGCTGGGCGTGGAAATGGCGTCCACCGGCGAAGTGGGCTGCCTCGGCAATAATTTTGAAGAAGCGTTTTTGAAAGCGCTCATTTCCGTTGGCTATCGCTACCCGATTCGCAGCGTGCTGCTCTCCACCGGTTCTGTGGAATCGAAAGCGGATTTGCTGAAAAGCTGCCGCCTTATGTCCAATATGGGATTGAAATTATACGCCACCTGGGGCACGGAAAAATTCCTGCGCAGCAACGGCATCGAATCGGAATTGCTACACTGGCCGCTGAAAAAGAAAACACCGAATACCATCGAATATATTCAGGAAGGCAAAATTGATCTGGTGGTGAACATCCCCAAAAACTATCAGGAAGAAGAGCTGACCAACGACTACATGATTCGCCGCGCAGCGGTGGATTACAACGTGCCGTTGCTCACCAATCGCCAGTTGGTGATGCGCTTTGCCGAATCCATTTCCACCGTAAAACTGGAAGATCTGGAGTTGAAAAGCTGGCGGGAATATATTTCTACCAACAACCG
- a CDS encoding DinB family protein — MHESIIAAHGLIKVADYLFTKSLDGMTDELALRRVSPDANPFIWIAGHITSSRYAFSRYFGDEVAFSHRDLFKRGSSFDESATYPTLADIKNDWDNITQILLLRIENLNADAFSQAIPIEFPHQDNTLRGALYFMCYHESHHIGQLSYIRKFFNLEGLVR; from the coding sequence ATGCACGAATCCATAATTGCGGCTCACGGGCTGATCAAAGTTGCTGATTATTTATTTACCAAATCGCTGGACGGAATGACGGACGAACTGGCGCTTCGGCGGGTTTCGCCGGATGCAAATCCCTTTATCTGGATTGCCGGGCATATCACCAGCAGCCGTTACGCCTTTTCCCGTTATTTTGGCGATGAAGTTGCATTTTCGCATCGCGACTTGTTCAAACGCGGCAGCAGTTTCGACGAATCTGCAACCTATCCCACACTGGCGGACATCAAAAATGATTGGGATAACATCACCCAAATTCTGCTGTTACGCATCGAAAATTTGAATGCGGATGCATTTTCGCAGGCAATTCCGATTGAATTTCCGCATCAGGATAATACGCTGCGCGGGGCGCTTTATTTTATGTGTTATCACGAATCCCACCACATCGGACAACTGTCGTATATCCGCAAATTTTTCAATCTGGAAGGGTTGGTTCGCTAA